In Asticcacaulis sp. SL142, the sequence CTTTATGATCGCGGCGACATTGGGGTTGCGCGCCGCTTCAGCCAGCACCTCAAGGGCGAGGGCAGTTTTTTCACTATTATACTTATGTTCGATCGCCATCGGGATGATATCGACCAGACGGTCAATCAGGTCTTTATCGGCGACGTTATCAAATTCAGCGAATTTTTCACGCATTTCCGCCAGATCGTTGGCGACAATAGCCTCTATGATCGCTTCTTTGTTGGCAAAGTAGCGATAGATGACGCCGACGCTCATGCCGGCTTCCTGAGCGATACTGGCCATACTGGCACCATGAAAACCCGACTGACGCACGCAACGCGCGGTCGCATCCAGTATGTGTTGCTGACGGGCTTCCCGGTTCTGACGGGGTTTGGAAGCGGTCTTAGGTGACACTGACGTGTTCATTTTTACGTGAATTTACCTCTGATAAGGATACGGTAGTGTACGCTTAGTTTTGTGTTTGTACAAAATTACACGTTTGTAAGCTATTGTAGACTTGACTTTAGTACACACGACAGCATAAATCCAGTCAAAATGAGAATGATCGTTCATTCTCAATATTTTGGCCTGCGTCATCCAAAAGGTGGGGCTCATTTCCACTTGTGGAATTTGCGCCAGATATTTTTAGATATGGAGTTTTTCATGCGCGTTTATATACGCACCCTTTTGGGCCAAACCGGTCGTACTGCGCTGATCGTCGGGGCCGCGGGTGTGCTACTCGTCGCCTGTGGCAATAAGAACGCAGCGCAAGGCATGGGGGCAGGCGGTCCGACTGAGGTCGGTATCGTTGTCGTCCAGAGCGAACCCGTCACCCTGACTACGGAATTATCCGGTCGCACCTCGGCCTTTCTGGTCTCGGAAGTACGCCCGCAGGTTGGTGGTATCGTCAAGTCGCGTCTGTTTGAAGAAGGCTCGGTCGTCAGCGCCGGTCAGTCGCTGTATCAGATCGATCCGGCTACCTATCAGGCAGCCTATAACAGTGCGGCCGCAGGGCTCGCCCAGGCCAATGCCAGCCTGACTTCGGCCAGGCTTCTGGCCGGACGCTATACCGAACTGGTCAAGATTAACGCGGTCTCTCAGCAGGCCAATGACGACGCTCAGGCCGCTTTGCAACAGGCCGAGGCCAATGTCGCGGCTCAAAAGGCGGCTGTGGATAATGCGCGCATCAATCTGGGCTACACAAAGGTTTTGGCGCCAATCTCCGGCCGTATCGGTAAGTCGAGCGTGACCTCAGGTGCGCTGGTGACGGCATCGCAGGCGACCCCGCTGGCGACCATTCAGGCGACCGATAAAATTTACGTCGATATTAATCAGACGACGGCGGAACTGCTCAGTCTGCAAAAAGCTGTGGCAGACGGATCGCTGGGGGCGTCAGGCAGTGCCGATGTCGAGCTTATCCTCGAAGACGGCAGTGTCTATCCGCAAAAGGGTCGGCTGGAATTTTCCGATGTGACGGTCGATCCGGAAACCGGGTCCGTTAACCTGCGCGCCATTTTCAATAACCCCAACGGTACGCTTCTGCCGGGGATGTATGTGCGTGCTCGCCTGACCAAGGGTGTGGTGGGGCAGGGCATTCTGGTGCCGCAAGCCGCCGTGCAGCGTGACCCGAAGGGTAATGCCTCGGTCATGGTTGTCGGTAAAGACAATAAGATTGAGCCGCGTCCGGTTCAGATCGCTCAGATGATGGGCGACAAGTGGGTCGTCACCAGCGGTCTGCAATCCAATGACCGCGTGGTGGTTGACGGCCTGATGAAGGTGCGTGGTGATGCGCCGGTCAAACCGGTCGTGGTGGGGGCTACGGAATCCGATGCACCCGCTTCGGCAGCCAAAGCCCCGGCGACTAATGCCGCTGCCGCTCCGGCCAAGCAATAGGGAACCTGTCACATGTTATCGCGTTTCTTTATCGACAGGCCCGTCTTTGCGTGGGTCGTTGCCATTGTCATCATGCTGGCGGGTTTGCTGGCTATTCGTACGCTGCCGATATCGCAGTATCCTGAGATTGCCCTGCCGCAGGTGTCGGTGTCGGCGACCTATCCAGGTGCTTCGGCCCAGACGGTTGAAGACAGCGTTACTCAGATTATCGAGCAGCGGATGCAAGGCCTTGATGGCCTGGAATATATGAATTCGACCTCGGATGCGTCGGGTTCGGCCACCGTCACCCTGACCTTTGATGCGGGCACAGACATCGATATCGCTCAGGTGCAGGTGCAAAATAAACTGCAATCGGCTCTGGCCCTGTTACCGCAGGAAGTGCAGCAGCAGGGGGTTCGCGTCAACAAATCGGCACGGAACTTCCTGATGGTTGTGGCCATGTATTCCGATGACCCCAATGTCACCAATTCTGACCTTGGCGATTATATGGCGTCAAATCTTCAGGACCCGCTCAGCCGGGTTCAGGGGGTGGGCGAAGTGCAGTTGTTCGGGGCGCAGTACGCTATGCGTATCTGGCTTAATCCTGGCCAACTGACAAACTATAGCCTGACGCCAAATGATGTTATCAATGCCATTCAGGCCCAGAATGCTCAGGTCTCCGCCGGTCAGATCGGTGGACTGCCCGCCACAGAAGGCGTGGCTCTGAACGCCACCATTACCGCCCAGTCTCGCCTTCAGACGGTGGAGCAGTTTAACAATATCATCGTCAAGAATGCGACCGATGGCGCGATCGTTCATCTGCGCGATGTAGCGCGCGTCGAACTGGGTTCGGAAAGCTATGGATCAAAAGCGCTCTATAACGGTAAGCCTGCCGCGGGTATGGCTATTCGTCTGGCCCCGGGCGGTAATGCGCTAGAGACTGCCGAAGCGGTCAAGCACCGCATGGATGAACTGAAAGGCAATTTCCCGGCGGGCTACCAATATGTTGTGCCTTACGATTCCTCGCCGTTCATCGAACTGTCGATCCATGAAGTCGTAAAGACCCTGGTCGAGGCGGTTGTGCTGGTGTTCATCGTTATGTTCCTGTTCCTGCAGAACTGGCGCGCGACGATCATTCCAACCATCGCGGTGCCGGTGGTTCTGCTGGGGACGTTTGCAATTCTGGCAGCCTTTGGCTATTCGATCAACACCCTGACTATGTTCGGCATGGTTCTGGCTATCGGTCTGCTGGTCGATGACGCCATCGTGGTCGTTGAAAACGTAGAGCGGGTGATGGCGGAGGAAGGGCTATCGCCGGTTGCCGCCACGCGTAAATCTATGGATGAAATCACCGGCGCTCTGGTCGGTATCGGTCTGGTGCTGTCGGCGGTGTTTGTGCCTATGGCCTTCTTTGGTGGCTCGCAGGGCGTGATCTATCGCCAGTTCTCAATCACCATCGTCTCGGCCATGACTTTGTCGGTCATCGTGGCACTGGTGCTGACGCCGGCGCTGTGTGCGACCCTGCTTAAGCCGGTGGCCAAAGGCCACGGCCTGACGGAGCGCGGTTTCTTCGGCTGGTTCAACAAATCGTTCAATTCTGCCTCCCATAAGTATCAGGGTATGGTTGGCAAAATTCTGGGCCAAAGCGGCCGCTACATGGTGGTGTTTGCCGTCGTTGTGGCGCTGGTGGGCTTCCTATTCACCCGTGTGCCCTCGTCATTTCTGCCCGATGAAGATCAGGGGATTATCTTTACGCTGGTTCAATTGCCTGCCGGTGCGACGGAAGATCGTACTCAGGGCGTTCTAAAGCAGATACAAAATCATTTCTCCAAGGATGAAGCTGTCTTGTCGACCTTTACCATATCGGGCTTCAGCTTCTCCGGTGCCGGTCAAAACGCCGGTTTGGCCTTTGTACGCCTGAAGGATTTTGATGAGCGTAAAGCCCCTAACCTCAAGGCGCAGGCTGTCGCCGGACGCGCCATGGGTGCCTTTGCCAGTATCCGCGATGCGATGGTGTTTGCGGTTATCCCTCCGGCTGTGTCTGAGCTTGGGAACTCAACGGGCTTTGATTTTCAGCTTAAGGATGTCGGCGGTGTGGGGCATGATACCCTGCTGGCTGCGCGTAATCAGGTGCTCGGCATGGCGGCGCAAAATCCAGTGCTTGCGGGCGTGCGTCCTAACGGTCAGGAAGATACGCCTCAATTAAAAGTCACTATCGACCACGCCAAGGCGGGCGCTATGGGCATCAGCATCGCTGATATCAATTCGGCGCTGTCGTCAGCGTGGGGTGGTTCTTACGTCAACGATTTCGTCGATCGTGGCCGGGTCAAGAAGGTCTATGTGCAGGCGGATGCGCCTTACCGCATGCGTCCGGAAGACCTGAACAACTGGTATGTGCGTAACGCATCCGGTCAGATGGTGCCGTTTACGGCCTTTGCCACGGCCGACTGGGCTTTCGGGGCTCAACGTCTGGAACGCTATAACGGTGTCTCGTCGATGAACATTCAAGGCACGGCATCGCCCGGCAACTCGACCGGTACAGCCATGGCGGCCATGGAAGATATCGCCTCTAAACTGCCTGCGGGTATTGGCTATGAGTGGACCGGTCTGTCGGCTCAGGAACGCGAATCCGGCAATCAGGCCCCAGCCCTTTATGCCATCTCTATTGTAGTGGTGTTCCTGTTGCTGGCGGCGCTTTATGAAAGCTGGTCGATCCCGCTGTCAGTCATTATGGTCATTCCACTTGGTGTTTTGGGGGCGCTTTTGGCCACCATGCTGCGCGGCGGATCGAACGATATCTACTTCCAGGTCGGATTGCTGACCACCATTGGCCTGTCGTCAAAGAATGCCATTCTGATTGTGGAGTTCGCCAAGCAACTGCATGAGCAGGGCAAAGGACTGGTCGAGGCGACGCTTGAGGCCGTCCGTATCCGTCTGCGTCCGATAATCATGACGTCGCTGGCTTTCTCCTTCGGGATCACGCCGTTGGTTATCTCGAACGGGGCAGGGTCGGGGGCGCAGCACGCCATCGGTACGGGCCTGCTGGGTGGAGTTATCGCCGCGACTATTTTGGGGATATTCTTCATCCCCTTGTTCTTTGTTCTCGTACAAAAAATATTCAAGGCTGACGAAAAACACATGGCCAAGCTTATGCGTGAGCGTGAAGCGACGGGCCTGCCGCCGACCACCGATGATCCGCGCGATCATGGCGGGCATTAATTGAGCACGGAGACTAAAATAATGACGCGTACAAAATCTGTTGTCCGGCTCACGACAACCAGCGTGCTGGGGGCTTTAGCCCTCAGCGCCTGCACCCTGGCACCGAAATATGAGCGTCCGCTCATGCCGGTCGCCCAAAGCTGGCCGATCGCACCGGATACGACCGGTACGGCTTCGGCCGAAAGCCTGCCGTGGAAGGATGTCTTCCTTGATCCGGCGCTTCAAAGCACGATTGATCTGGCGCTAAAAAATAACCGCGACTTACGTCAGGCGGTGCTTAATGTTGAGCTGGCCCGCGCCCAGTACCGTATTCAGCGGGCATCGCTGGTGCCCGCCCTTGATGCCGCGGTATCGGGCACCAAGGCGGACACACCGGCTTCGGGCGAGACCGAAAGCTATAGCGCCAATCTGGGGCTTTCCTACGAGCTTGACCTGTTTGGCCGGGTGCGTTCGCTCAGCCGGGCGGCGTTAGAAAGCTATTTTGCCACCGACGAAGCCCGTCGCGCGGCCCAGATTTCCCTCATGGCGGAAACAGCCAATGCCTGGCTGGCGCTGGCGGCGGATCAGGATCTCCTGCGTTTGTCGCGTGATACGCTCAAGGCGCGCGAGGACGGCTATAACCTGACCAAGCGCAGCTTTGATCTGGGCGTGGCCGATCAGCTTCAGTTGCGTCAGCTTGAAATCCTGACGGAGCAGGCGCGGTCTGATGTCGCCACGCTGACGGCGCAGGTTGAGCGCGATAAAAACGCCCTGACCCTGCTGGTCGGTTCGGAAATTCCGGCGGACTATCTGCCGACGTCATTCCCGCAAACCGGTGCGGTGCGCTCTGACCTATCGGTCGGTTTGCCGTCTGAGGTGCTGATCAATCGTCCGGATGTCGTGGCGGCTGAACACGATCTCAAATCGCAAAATGCCAATATCGGTGCGGCGCGCGCGGCCTTTTTCCCGCGTATTTCGCTGACGGGGTCTACGGGATCGGTCAGCCCGGAATTTGGGGACCTGTTCTCAAGCGGGACATCGACCTGGAGTTTTACGCCGCAGGTGTCAGTGCCGATCTTTGCCGGTGGTGCCAATCTGGCTAATCTGCGCGGGGCCAAAGTTCAACGTGATATTCTGGTCGCGGCCTATGAAAAGGCGATCCAGAGCGCGTTCCGTGATGTAGCCGATGCGTTGGCTACCAAATCGACGATCGATCAGCAGATCAGCGCGTCTGAGCGGGTCGTGGCGGCGGCAACCGACAGCCAAAGACTGGCTCAGGCCCGCTTTGATCGCGGCGTGGACAGCTATATCACCCAGCTGGATTCACAACGCACCCTGTATCAGTCTCAGCAGGGCCTCATTCAGGCGCGCTATAATCGCTCGGCCAATCTGGTCGATCTTTATCGCGCTCTGGGCGGCGGTCTGGTGTCTGAGGCCGGGGCCGACGTGGCGGCGGCCAATCAGTAACGGAAAAAAGGCGGTCCTCGGGCCGCCTTTTTTATTTGGGCCGGTTTTATTTGGGGGAGGGGAGCCTATCCACATCTGATGGCGGCGGTTATTTGCTTTGGGGCGCGTTACCGTTTAGAGGTTAACGCCTGTTTTGATGATCGCTTTGGGCCGTGCTAACTTAGGGCCTAAGTGATTCCCCCATCGTATCCGTAACGCAAAGACCACAGCCTTATGACTGTTACCAATCTTCCCGGTATTCCCTCTGGCGGCATTGCCCATATCGCCATCGAAGATGAGCTGAAACGCTCCTATCTCGACTATGCCATGAGCGTGATTGTCTCGCGCGCTCTGCCGGACGCCCGTGACGGTTTGAAGCCGGTACACCGCCGTATCCTCTATATGATGCAGCAATCGGGCTATACGCCTGAGAAATCCTATGTGAAATGCGCCCGTCCGGTCGGCGACGTCATGGGGCGCCTGCACCCGCACGGCGATTCGGCCATCTATATGGCGCTGGTGCGGATGGCGCAGCCGTTCTCTATGGGCCTGGTGCTGATCGACGGGCAGGGTAATTTCGGCTCGGTTGACGGCGATATGCCCGCCGCCATGCGTTACACCGAATGCCGTCTGGCCAAGGCGGCCATGCCTATTCTGGCTGACATTGACAAAGACACAGTCGACTTCCAGCCCAACTATGACGGTAAGGAAGAAGAACCGACCGTCTTGCCGTCGCGTATACCCAACCTGCTCGTCAATGGCGCGGGCGGCATCGCGGTCGGTATGGCGACCAATATTCCGCCGCACAATCTGGGTGAAATCGTCAATGCCTGTCTGGCCTTGCTGGAGACCCCTGATATTTCGCTTGAAGAACTGCTGGAGTTTGTTCCCGGGCCTGATTTCCCGACCGGCGGTGAAATCTTGGGTCGATCCGGTGCGCGTCAGGCGCTGATGACCGGGCGCGGTTCGGTGATCATGCGCTCTAAAGCTACCGTTGAGACGATCCGCAAAGACCGCGAAGCCATTGTCGTCACTGAAATTCCGTATCAGGTCAACAAAGCCTCCCTGATCGAGCACATCGCTGAACTGGTGCGCGATAAGCGCATCGAAGGCATTTCCGACATCCGCGACGAAAGCGACCGTCAGGGGATGCGCATTGTTGTTGAGCTTAAGCGCGATGCGTCGGGCGATGTGATCCTTAATCAGCTTTTCCGCTACACGGCACTGCAAACCAGCTTTGGCGTCAACATGCTGGCGCTTAATCATGGCCGTCCGCAGCAGATGGGCCTGCGTAAACTTTTGGAACTGTTCCTTGAGTTCCGCGAAGATGTCGTAATCCGCCGTACCAAGTTTGAACTGAACAAAGCCCGCGATCGCGGTCACGTCCTGGTCGGTCTGGCTATTGCGGTCGCCAATATCGACGAAGTCATTCATATTATCCGCTCCTCTGCCGACCCGACCGAAGCGCGTGAGCGCTTAACGGCGCGCGATTGGCCGGCCGGTGAAATGTCGCCGCTGATCGACC encodes:
- a CDS encoding TetR/AcrR family transcriptional regulator, which codes for MNTSVSPKTASKPRQNREARQQHILDATARCVRQSGFHGASMASIAQEAGMSVGVIYRYFANKEAIIEAIVANDLAEMREKFAEFDNVADKDLIDRLVDIIPMAIEHKYNSEKTALALEVLAEAARNPNVAAIIKKSEAQERELVLPLLRRIYGDDIDASTLLTRNEVIVMIFDGMLVRSVCAPDIDRDQMIKWLRKVVRYAFEMKDA
- a CDS encoding efflux RND transporter periplasmic adaptor subunit, which gives rise to MRVYIRTLLGQTGRTALIVGAAGVLLVACGNKNAAQGMGAGGPTEVGIVVVQSEPVTLTTELSGRTSAFLVSEVRPQVGGIVKSRLFEEGSVVSAGQSLYQIDPATYQAAYNSAAAGLAQANASLTSARLLAGRYTELVKINAVSQQANDDAQAALQQAEANVAAQKAAVDNARINLGYTKVLAPISGRIGKSSVTSGALVTASQATPLATIQATDKIYVDINQTTAELLSLQKAVADGSLGASGSADVELILEDGSVYPQKGRLEFSDVTVDPETGSVNLRAIFNNPNGTLLPGMYVRARLTKGVVGQGILVPQAAVQRDPKGNASVMVVGKDNKIEPRPVQIAQMMGDKWVVTSGLQSNDRVVVDGLMKVRGDAPVKPVVVGATESDAPASAAKAPATNAAAAPAKQ
- a CDS encoding efflux RND transporter permease subunit, giving the protein MLSRFFIDRPVFAWVVAIVIMLAGLLAIRTLPISQYPEIALPQVSVSATYPGASAQTVEDSVTQIIEQRMQGLDGLEYMNSTSDASGSATVTLTFDAGTDIDIAQVQVQNKLQSALALLPQEVQQQGVRVNKSARNFLMVVAMYSDDPNVTNSDLGDYMASNLQDPLSRVQGVGEVQLFGAQYAMRIWLNPGQLTNYSLTPNDVINAIQAQNAQVSAGQIGGLPATEGVALNATITAQSRLQTVEQFNNIIVKNATDGAIVHLRDVARVELGSESYGSKALYNGKPAAGMAIRLAPGGNALETAEAVKHRMDELKGNFPAGYQYVVPYDSSPFIELSIHEVVKTLVEAVVLVFIVMFLFLQNWRATIIPTIAVPVVLLGTFAILAAFGYSINTLTMFGMVLAIGLLVDDAIVVVENVERVMAEEGLSPVAATRKSMDEITGALVGIGLVLSAVFVPMAFFGGSQGVIYRQFSITIVSAMTLSVIVALVLTPALCATLLKPVAKGHGLTERGFFGWFNKSFNSASHKYQGMVGKILGQSGRYMVVFAVVVALVGFLFTRVPSSFLPDEDQGIIFTLVQLPAGATEDRTQGVLKQIQNHFSKDEAVLSTFTISGFSFSGAGQNAGLAFVRLKDFDERKAPNLKAQAVAGRAMGAFASIRDAMVFAVIPPAVSELGNSTGFDFQLKDVGGVGHDTLLAARNQVLGMAAQNPVLAGVRPNGQEDTPQLKVTIDHAKAGAMGISIADINSALSSAWGGSYVNDFVDRGRVKKVYVQADAPYRMRPEDLNNWYVRNASGQMVPFTAFATADWAFGAQRLERYNGVSSMNIQGTASPGNSTGTAMAAMEDIASKLPAGIGYEWTGLSAQERESGNQAPALYAISIVVVFLLLAALYESWSIPLSVIMVIPLGVLGALLATMLRGGSNDIYFQVGLLTTIGLSSKNAILIVEFAKQLHEQGKGLVEATLEAVRIRLRPIIMTSLAFSFGITPLVISNGAGSGAQHAIGTGLLGGVIAATILGIFFIPLFFVLVQKIFKADEKHMAKLMREREATGLPPTTDDPRDHGGH
- a CDS encoding efflux transporter outer membrane subunit, which encodes MTRTKSVVRLTTTSVLGALALSACTLAPKYERPLMPVAQSWPIAPDTTGTASAESLPWKDVFLDPALQSTIDLALKNNRDLRQAVLNVELARAQYRIQRASLVPALDAAVSGTKADTPASGETESYSANLGLSYELDLFGRVRSLSRAALESYFATDEARRAAQISLMAETANAWLALAADQDLLRLSRDTLKAREDGYNLTKRSFDLGVADQLQLRQLEILTEQARSDVATLTAQVERDKNALTLLVGSEIPADYLPTSFPQTGAVRSDLSVGLPSEVLINRPDVVAAEHDLKSQNANIGAARAAFFPRISLTGSTGSVSPEFGDLFSSGTSTWSFTPQVSVPIFAGGANLANLRGAKVQRDILVAAYEKAIQSAFRDVADALATKSTIDQQISASERVVAAATDSQRLAQARFDRGVDSYITQLDSQRTLYQSQQGLIQARYNRSANLVDLYRALGGGLVSEAGADVAAANQ